The genomic stretch ATGTTTAGATTCGGTTCTGCGGCGAAGTCGCGCGGACGGTACTCATATTTCTCTGAGTTCAGGTATTCTTCCCGCCCTTGGACTAGAGCAGTGTGCTCGAACAGTTCGAATCCTGAATAGACTCCCCAGGACGGGGAAAGAGTGGCTGCCAGAATCGCGCGGATTGCGAAAATTGCGGGATTTCCGGACTGTAGATGGAAGGGGAGGATGTCCGGGGTGTTCACGAAGAAATTGGGTCGGTAGTAAGAAGCCATGTCCCGGCTCAGCTCCGTCAGGTACTCCGTGAGTTCCCACTTCGCCACACGCCACGTGAAGTAGGTGTATGACTGCTGGAAACCGACCTTCCCGAGGGCGGCCATCATCTGTGGTTTAGTGAACGCCTCTGCCAGGAAGATGACCTCCGGGTTGGTTTCGTGAACCCGCTCCAACAGCCAGTCCCAGAATTCCACGGGTTTGGTGTGGGGATTGTCGACCCGGAAGATGGTCACGCCGCGGTCGATCCACAGCCGAACAATCCTCAGTACTTCCTGATAAATGCCCTCGGGATCGTTGTCGAAGTTCAGGGGGTAGATGTCCTGGTATTTCTTGGGCGGGTTCTCCGCATAGGCAATGGTTCCGTCCAAGCGAGTCGTGAACCACTCAGGATGCTCCTGTACCCACGGGTGGTCGGGAGAGGCTTGGAGGGCGAGGTCGAGGGCCAGCTCCAGCCCGAGCGACTTTGCTTTCGCGACAAACCGCTCGAAGGATTCGAGATCGCCCAGGTCCGGGTGGATGGCGTCATGCCCGCCCTCGGCCGATCCAATGGCCCACGGGGAGCCCGGGTCCTCGGGGGTCGGGTCGAGGCTGTTGTTCTTCCCCTTCCGGAAGGATGAGCCGATGGGATGGATTGGGGGCAGATAGACCACGTGGAAACCCATCGCCGCGATCGCTTCGAGACGCGAGTGCGAGGAATCGAAACCACCCGAGATCCAGTGGCCCTCCTCATCACGCATGGCTCCCTGGGAACGCGGGAAGAACTCGTACCACGACGAGTAGAGGGCGCGGCGACGTTCGACGCGGATCGGGTATTCCTGGGTGGCGGAGATAGCCTCCCGGGGGCCGAACCGTGCCATGGCGCGATCAATGGGCCGCGATTTGATCAGATCCTCGATCTCGCTGACGGGGGTGTTGGGGTTCAATGCCTCCGCGGCGGCGCGCAGCAGATGGGAGGCCGGCATCACGCGCGACTGTTCGGCGGTCTCGGCCGCCTCCTTGAAGAGCTCCCGGCCCTCCAAGCAGAGCAGTTCGACATCCATGCCGAGTGGCAGCTTTGCCAACGCGTTGTGACGCCAGGTGCCCCAGGGATCGGACCAGCCCTCGATGCGGAAGGTCCAGTCTCCCTCCGTTGCCATGCGGACATGTGCCTGCCAGATGTCGAGTCCCTTGGGTTCGACCTGGGTCATGTCGATCCGGCGTTGGGTGCCGTGCGGCGCCGTGAGGATCACCGACGCGTTCACGGCATCATGGCCTTCGCGGAAAACGTTCGCGCTGATCAGGATTCGTTCATGGGCCACGGCTTTTGCCGGGTAGGCGCCGTCGGCTATCACGGGGGAAACCCCCGTTACCGGGATGCGGCCGAAACCGCCCTCGGTGCGTCGCAGGTGTGCTCGGGCTGGTGTGGGGTGGTTCACAGGGACCAGCCTAGCTTCCTCAGGGTTTCGTGTGCCGGGGTGAGGCAATGTAATTTATCCTCGTGCGTGCATTCCGACGATTCACCGTTCATCCTGTGCTGCCCGAACGTATCGCAAAGCTTGATGCGCTGGCGAAGAACCTTCGCTGGTCGTGGCATCAGGAAACCCGAGACCTTTTCCGGGCAATTGACCCAAGACTCTGGGAGGAAGTGGGCGAGGACCCCGTCAAACTGCTGTCCGCGGTTCGTCCCGAACGGGTCCAGCAGCTCGCGGCTGACCAGGTCTTCGCTCGCAATGTGGGACTCCTCCACGACGATTTGGTCACCTACCTCTCCGATGACCTGTGGTTCCAACGCTACGCTGCCGAGAACGAGGGAGCGCCGGCGGGAATCGGTTATTTCTCCGCCGAGTTCGGCGTCAGCCAGGTTCTTCCCCAGTATTCGGGGGGCCTGGGGATCCTGGCCGGCGACCACTTGAAGGCGGCCTCCGACCTCGGTCTGCCCCTCATCGGAGTCGGTCTTCTCTACAGGTTCGGGTACTTCCGGCAGTGGCTGAACGCTTCCGGCTGGCAGCAGGAGCGCTACCCGGTGTTGCCCTCCAACGAAATGCCCGTGGCCCGCCTGCTGGACTCCGCCGGGAACCCGCAGGAAATCAGTGTCGAGGTCTTTGGCAGGGAGGTTTACGCCTCCATTTGGGTGGCCTCGGTCGGCCGTATTCCGCTGCTGATGCTCGACACCGATCGCGACGACAACGACCCCGAGGCCCGCAACATCACCGACCGGCTCTATGGTGGTGGCACTGAGCATCGTCTTGCGCAGGAGGTCGTCCTCGGCATCGGTGGTGTCCGGGCACTGCGCCGCTACTGCGAGATCACCGGTCATCCTC from Arachnia propionica encodes the following:
- a CDS encoding alpha-1,4-glucan--maltose-1-phosphate maltosyltransferase, producing the protein MNHPTPARAHLRRTEGGFGRIPVTGVSPVIADGAYPAKAVAHERILISANVFREGHDAVNASVILTAPHGTQRRIDMTQVEPKGLDIWQAHVRMATEGDWTFRIEGWSDPWGTWRHNALAKLPLGMDVELLCLEGRELFKEAAETAEQSRVMPASHLLRAAAEALNPNTPVSEIEDLIKSRPIDRAMARFGPREAISATQEYPIRVERRRALYSSWYEFFPRSQGAMRDEEGHWISGGFDSSHSRLEAIAAMGFHVVYLPPIHPIGSSFRKGKNNSLDPTPEDPGSPWAIGSAEGGHDAIHPDLGDLESFERFVAKAKSLGLELALDLALQASPDHPWVQEHPEWFTTRLDGTIAYAENPPKKYQDIYPLNFDNDPEGIYQEVLRIVRLWIDRGVTIFRVDNPHTKPVEFWDWLLERVHETNPEVIFLAEAFTKPQMMAALGKVGFQQSYTYFTWRVAKWELTEYLTELSRDMASYYRPNFFVNTPDILPFHLQSGNPAIFAIRAILAATLSPSWGVYSGFELFEHTALVQGREEYLNSEKYEYRPRDFAAEPNLNMLLGSLNGIREKHPALQQLRDIHFHHAPHDSVMAYSKHDREDVVLVVCSLDPDNTVESDVYLNLSALGLPPGSTVEVRDELSGETYNWSERNWVRLYPSKPAHIFHVTSH